The stretch of DNA gtacttggggcagttccgcttccagtgaccgtttcccttgcgataaaagcactcagtctcaggcttgggtccattctttgatttcttcccggtagcttgcttaccgggcacggaaactcccttgtcgtccttcttgaagttctttttacccttgcctttcttgaacttagtggttttattcaccatcaacacttgatgttcctttttgatttccaccttcgctgatttcagcattgaatatacctcgggaatggtcttttccatcccctgcatattgaagttcatcacaaagctcttgtagctaggtgggagcgactgaaggattctgtcaacgaccgcatcatccgggagattaactcccagctgagacaagcggttgtgcaacccagacattttgagtatgtgctcgctgacagaactgttctcctccatcttacaactgtagaacttgtcggagacttcatatctctcgacccgggcatgagcttggaaaaccattttcagctcttgaaatatctcatatgcttcgtgttgctcaaaacgcttttggagccccggctctaagctgtaaagcgtgccgcactgaaccagggagtaaccATCACTACacgtctgccaagcgttcataacgtcttgttctgcagggaaaacaggtgcttcacctagcggtgcatcaaggacatatcctttcctggcagctatgaggataatcctcaggttacggacccagtccgtgtagttgctaccatcatctttcagcttggttttctctaggaatgcgttgaagttgagggcaacattagcgtgggccatttgatctacaagacatattgcaaagattttagactatgttcatgataattaagttcatctaatcaaattatttaatgaactcccactcagatagacatccctctattcatctaagtgatacatgatccgagtcaactaggccgtgtccgatcatcacgtgaaacggactagtcatcatcggtgaacattttcatgttgatcatatcttctatacgactcatgttcgacctttcggtcttccgtgttctgaTGCCAtttctgtacatgctaggctcgtcaagtcaacctaagtgtattgcgtgtgtaaatctggcttacacccgttgtatgcgaacgttagaacctatcacacccgatcatcatgtggtgcttcggaacaacggaccttagcaacggtgcacagttaggggaacactttcttgaaattattgcgagggatcatcttatttatgctaccgtcgttctaagcaaataagatgtaaaacatgataaacatcacatgcaatcaaaaagtgacatgatatggccaatatcattttgctccttttgatctccatcttcggggcgccatgatcatcgtcatcaccggcatgacaccatgatctccatcgtcatgtcttcatgaagttgtctcgtcaactattacttctactactatgactaacggttagcgataaagtaaagtaattacatgacgtttatgttgacacgcaggtcataaataaattaagacaactcctatggctcctgccggttgtcatactcatcgacatgcaagtcgtgattcctattacaagaacatgatcaatctcatacatcacatatatcattcatcacatccttttggccatatcacatcacacggcatatactgcaaaaacaagttagatgtcctctaattgttgttgcaagttttacgtggctgctataggtttctagcaagaacgtttcttacctacgccaaaaccacaacgtgatatgccaatttttatttacccttcataaggacccttttcattgaatccgatccgactaaagtgggagagacagacacccgctagccaccttatgcaactagtgcatgtcagtcggtggaaccagtctcacgtaagcgtacgtgtaaggtcggtccgggccgcttcatcccacgatgccgccgaatcaagataagactagtaacggcaaataaattgacaaaatcaacaccaacaacaacttgtgttctactcgtgcatagaaactacgcatcgacctagctcatgatgccactgttggggaacgtagcagaattttaaaattttctacgcatcaccaagatcaatctatggagtcatctagcaacgagatagaggggagtgcatctacatacccttgtagatcgcgagcggaagcgttcaagagaacggggttgatggagtcgtactcgtcgtgatccaaatcaccgatgaccaagcgccgaacggacggcacctccgtgttcaacacacgtacggttgggagagacgtctcctccttcttgatccagcaagggaaggagaggttgatagAGATCCAGCaacatgacggcgtggtggtggaagtagcgggatctcggcagggcttcgccaagcgcaagcggggacgaggaggtgtcacgggagggagggaggcaccagggactcggggtgcggctgccctccctccccttgACTATATATAGAGgccaggggggcgccggcccccttgtagatcccatctagggagggcggcggcctagggggggacttgccccccaagtttggtggggcgcccccacccccagggtttccaaccctaggcgcggGAGGAGTCCcatgggaggcgcaccagcccactaaggggctggtccctcaccactcttagcCCACACAAGCCTCCGGgactggtggccccacttggtgggcccccgggaccctcccggtggtcccggtacattaccgataaaccccgcaactcttccggtgaccaaaacaggacttcccatatataaatctttacctccggaccattccggaactcctcgtgacgtccgggatctcatccgggactccgaacaacattcggtaaccacatacaaacttcctttataaccctagcgtcatcgaaccttaagtgtgtagaccctatgggttcgggagacatgcagacatgaccgagacgttttccggtcaataaccaacagcgggatctggatacccatgttggctcccacatgttccacgatgatctcatcggatgaaccacgatgtcaaggacttaatcaatcccgtatacaattccctttgtctagcggtattgtacttgcccgagattcgatcgtcggtataccgataccttgttcaatctcgttaccggcaagtctctttactcgttccgtaacacatcatcccgtgatcaactccttgatcacattgtgcacattatgatgatgtcctaccgagtgggcccagagatacctctccgtttacacggagtgacaaatcccagtctcgattcgtgccaacccaacagacactttcggagatacccgtagtgtacctttatagccacccagttacgttgtgacgtttgatacacccaaagcactcctacggtatccgggagttgcacaatctcatggtctaaggaaatgatacttgacattagaaaagctttagcatacgaactacacgatctagtgctatgcttaggattgggtcttgtccatcacatcattctcctaatgatgtgatcccgttatcaatgacatccaatgtccatggtcaggaaaccgtaaccatctattgatcaacgagctagtcaactagaggctcactagggacatggtgttgtctatgtatccacacatgtatctgagtttcccatcaatacaattatagcatggataataaacgattatcatgaacaaggaaatataataataatcaatttattattgcctctagggcatatttccaacacattcCAACCTGATGTTTGCCACCGCGAGGCGCGGCTCTCAATTTTGGAAATCCCTTGTCAAAGTCAGACCTATTTTCCTGGAACATGTTAAATTTAATGTTGGTAATGGGATGGCAGTCCACTTTTGGTTGGACTGGTGGTCGGGGGATGCCCCCTCGCTGAGAGTTTTCCGGTTTTGTTCTCTTACTGTCCTAATCCGGGTATCTCTATCGTGGAGGTGGCGGCTAATAACTGGGATTTGGCCTTTCGTCGGGCCCTGTCTCCTGAAGAGTTGGAAGATTGGCAAAGTCTCTCTGCCCTCTTCCCCGTGCTCTCGGAGTCGGCCGATTCTGTAGTCTGGCCTCATTCGGCCTCATGTAGATTTACGGTCAAGTCGCTTTATTCTAGACTTATTGGTGGTACTCCTTCGACCAGATTCTCTTGTGTTTGGAAGTCCAAAGTTCCTTCTAAGATTAGAATTTTCCTTTGGCAAGCCTTTCGTGGTCGCCTGCCGGCTGCTGACCAGATTAAAAAGCGCAATGGACCTGGCGCGGATTTCTGTCATCTATGTGGGGCCTTGGAGAACTCTGATCACATCTTTTTCAATTGCGTGCTGGCCAAGCTGGTTTGGTGCTGTGTCAAATCTTGACTTCAGGTCTCTTGGAACCCCTCCTCTTTCTCTGATATTCGAACCCTAGCCAAAGCTTTGGTTGGGGTCACCAAGAGGGTGTTTTGGGTTGGCCTGGGTGCCTTATGTTGGGCTCTGTGGACCATTAGGAACAAATTTACTATTGAGCATATCTTCTCATCTAAGTCTGCTGACGTTCTTTTCAAATCATGTATATTATTGCAACAGTGGAGATCATTGACTAAGGAGGTTGATCGGGATGCCCTGGACCTGCTCATCGACAAAATCCGGGCTTCGGCATCTCACATCTCCGGACGGGATCCTGTCGTCTAATCCTGGTGGTGCTGTTTGCGGAGTTTAGGTCTCACTCCTTTCCGGCCTGTGCGCCGTGTATGGCAGTTGCCTGTATCCATGCTTCCTTGGCTACTCTTATATACTTTTTGTTCCGTGCGCTGTGTGCATTCTCCTCGTTAACTGGTCTCTTTCCTATTTGGTCTCGTGATGCTGCCATgtggctttatttataaagtcgGGTTCTGGCCTTTTCTCTAAAAAGATCAGTGTTGTGCTTGTGCGCGCGATCTGTAGCACATCACAGAGGTTCGTTGCGGCGTCCCCTTTCCCGCCATCGCGTCGCCTTCGCACCCACCCACCCGGCTCCCTTCACTCCCAAGCCacccagccagccagccagctaCGACGACCCAACCAACACCACCGCGATCGCCGGCCGGTCACCTTCTGTATACATATACTCCCCTGCCACAGATCTGGCCAGAGCAGTCACCAGCGACACACTCTGCAGCACCGAAGCAGGGTAGCAGAGATCGCATAGCACCGGAGCGCGTCGAGCAACTAGCGGCTAGCTACAATGGCGCCGCAGCTCCGGTCATGGGGCCGCCTCCTGGCGCTCGCGGCCCTCCTCGCTGCGGCCGCGGCGCAGTCGTCGCCCGCAGCGGCGCCGGCCACGCCCACGCCAGTGGCAGTGCCGACGGCTCCCGCCCAGTCCCCTCCCGCGCCGACCACGCCCGCGCCCACGGCCACCCCGGTCACTCCCGCGCCCACCGCCACCCCGGTTGCGCCCGCGAAGCCGCCACCGGCAGTCGCGCCGGTCAAGCCGCCTCCGGTAGTCGCGCCCGTGTCCGCGCCCCCGCCCGTCGTGACGCCTCCTCCGGTGACGCCACCGCCGGTGAAGGCTCCTCCTCCCGTGACTCCGCCCCCGGTCGCGGCTCCTCCGCCAGCAACGCCTCCACCTGCGGCCGCCCCGGCCGAGGCGCCAGCAGTGCTCCCCCCAGTGGCGACGCCCCCGCCGGTGGCCGAGGCTCCCGCTGTGCTGCCTCCGGCCGAGGCTCCGTCCAAGAGCAAGAACAAGCACAAGAGAAAGAGGAGCGGCAAGAAGAAGTCGCCCGCGCCCGCGCCGGAGCCGCTCAGCCCACCGGCCCCCATCGCGCCCGAGCCAACCACCGTCGAGGACGTGTCCGGCCCCGCACCCTCCGCCAACGATCTGGTAACGCATCACTCACAAGCTAAATTCTCTTAATTTTCGTTGGAGCAGAGCGGCAACAACTGATGGCGAATGAACGATTTTGAATTTGTTCTTGGTGCAGAGCGGGAGCGGCAGGCAGTACGGGCGCTGGGGGATCGTCGTGCAGACCGCCATGGCCGCGCTTCTGCTGTCGCTGGCGTGGTGAGAGTGAAACCCAGCAGAGAGATACATCCGTCCATACATTTTCTTCGTGTATCACATCCATTACGCTTGCTTGTAATGTTAGAGATCCATCATTTGTTCGAGGCTTGTAATAAACTGTTTTTTGACATATTTTTGCATGCGTTTTGATTGTGAGTGGAAGACCGGCCGGCATTGTTTGGTTTCTTGGCACAAACGCATCAATGGGAGTTACCTGATCTGCATTCTTCAGAAAGAAAAATGATGGTTTTCCATGGAGGCAAATTAGTTAGTATGGAACAATCAATCAGTCGCAACTTCCAATTATTGGAGTAGATATTTATTTTTAACACAGTACAATCGAAATCACTCACATACATGAGCATATGCCCACCCCTATGAATGCAACACGCACACCATGCCACTTTGAGCATCTTCGAAAGACTAAGCCAACATATCATTTTGAAATTTTACGATGTCATCACGGACGCCTACTCCTCATCACAGACGCCTCACAGCCTCCTCCCACTAAACGAACATCGCAGGAAGGCTGAAATAAATCCATCAATAATGCGAGCACCAATGTCAAGTCTCGGACTTTAACCGCAATGGGCAAAGGAtaccactgtcctcctaaccagACAACCACATGTTGGTTCACAACTATTGGAGTAGAGATGATAATTAGAGAATACCAGGAAACAAAAAAAATGTTAATCACTAAATCCCATGATAATTAGAGAATATCACAGTGATGCCACAAACGGCCCAAAAGCACCATGGTCCGCTAAAGGGCCAAAACTGGCACAACCCGTGAATGCTTTGAAAACACCATGGGCCGCTAAAGGACTAAAAATAGGGCTCGCCGAAACAGCTAATTGTCATGGAGCACACACAGGTCAAATGTTGAAAGGACCCATGAACCAAAAATAACCCAAATATATAACGCGTCATAAATGGTCTGCAATCAGAAGCAGCACGAGCCATTAATGAGCCAAAAGGCCTGACATGAGGAAAATGGTCGGGTCATTAATTGACTCAAAGGCGTAACGGGCTAAAAATGGCTCAGAGGCAACATGGGTCGTAATGGACCAAAAGGTGCAAAGGACTGAAAATTGATGAGACACAACACATGACGTTAAAGGACCAAAAGGCAGGAAGGGCCGAAAACGGTTCAGGTGCaacacgggccgttaatgggccaaaaGATACTACAAGCCAGAAATGGCCTACAAACACGAGGAGCCATAAATGGGCTACAATGTGCCACGGGGCATCGCCATTTCCCACTTAGGCCTCGTTTGGTTTCATGTTTCCCCCCCGGGATCCCTGCCTGTTCCCCGGGCTGGGAACCCACGAGCCAACTTAGCCCTGGGTGATCCACCCGGTCATTTGGCGGCCCACGGGATATTGGTAGCCCGGCCCTTTCCACGCCTCTTCCCTGGGAGAGCCTTCCACGCCTCCAGTGGTCGGGGACGAAACCCTCGCTCTCTCGGTCTCGCGaacgagcggcggcggcggcaagatCCGAGAGTGACGCACCACCATGCTCCGCCCTCCTCCATCCAAGGCTCCGCCCGGCAACCGGAGGCGACGCACCACCGCCTACACCTGCACGACCTGCTCCTCCGGCGGGGGCAACGGCGACCGGGGTCATCATCCTCCCTCTTCCCGGATCTCTCTGCCTCGAAGCTTCACTCACCTCCGGCGAAGACGACGGCCATAGATCATTCTCCTCTTTCTCATCAAGGTtatcccctcctcctcctcttgcACTCACTATTTTTGTTTGCCATGGTGATTTCTTTCCTGCTACACGCACTGACGAGCATCTATACAGATCAAGGGACTCTCCTGTTTGAGGTTTGTACCCCAAGTGAGCAGCTGTACTGAAGAACATCGAATGCTTTGAAGTGCTCTATCTACCCTGACCTCACAAGTGAGCATAGCCACCTTTACCTCCCTGAGATGCTAATCTATATGCACAATGGTTTAGTATATTGTGAAGAGGGCAAATTTGTTTGTAGGTGGGTTTGTTCAAGGAGGTAGGATTGATGCAAAATGGTAGTTGAATGACACATGAGATGAACTATATCATAGAAAGCTCGGCGGTCACTATGGTTGTAGGTGGGATGGGTCTGCTGCTGTTTTGGTTTGGCGTGGGTAGCTGAACTTGTTCGGGTGGAAGAAGATGTTGCTTGCTGGGTTAAGATTGTTGATGGCAATAAGAAACTAGTTTAGTTTTTTTGGTGATGAAAAACTAGTTGAGTTGAGTGTGTTTGTTTTTTTGGTACCCATTGTGTACTAGTTGAGTGAAGGTTGCTTGTGTAGACTATATATGCAAGTCTGATGGATACTGCTTTTGTTGCTCCTGTTGGTCCCTAGTCTCTAGTTGCTCCTGTTGCGGGCAAAAATGTTCCTCTGCTCCTTGATGGATATGATGTAATGCCATTCTTTGTTTGATAAGGACTACACTTGTTTTATCGATTTGTCGTTGTGGCTAGCTGGCCGAAGTTCACATCTCTTTGACTGACTGACTACAGTCGATTTGTCGCTCTGTCGATTTGAGGTGTTACTACCTTGTATCGTTTGAGGTGTTACTACTGAGTCCAATCGCATACTTGTTGTAGTTCTGTTTGTTCGTTCATTTCAACCTGTGCTACCTACTGCCAAAATTTGATCGATCCTCCTGATTGATCATTGTTTTCTAGTAGGTGTTGATTTGTGAGTCTACTCTATTTTGTTATCTATATGTATATATTCATTATTTTATCGTGTTTCAAATGCAGGTGCTCTGACATTAGAAGTTGGATTTATCCGAAGACTTTGTGTTCAATTGCTTGGTGCCTTTTGATACGTGGGTCATTGAGAAGTTTTCTCTCAGAGTAAGAAAGGTATGTGACACAGTCATCCCTTTGACAT from Triticum urartu cultivar G1812 chromosome 3, Tu2.1, whole genome shotgun sequence encodes:
- the LOC125542272 gene encoding classical arabinogalactan protein 9-like, with the protein product MAPQLRSWGRLLALAALLAAAAAQSSPAAAPATPTPVAVPTAPAQSPPAPTTPAPTATPVTPAPTATPVAPAKPPPAVAPVKPPPVVAPVSAPPPVVTPPPVTPPPVKAPPPVTPPPVAAPPPATPPPAAAPAEAPAVLPPVATPPPVAEAPAVLPPAEAPSKSKNKHKRKRSGKKKSPAPAPEPLSPPAPIAPEPTTVEDVSGPAPSANDLSGSGRQYGRWGIVVQTAMAALLLSLAW